Proteins encoded within one genomic window of Meriones unguiculatus strain TT.TT164.6M chromosome 13 unlocalized genomic scaffold, Bangor_MerUng_6.1 Chr13_unordered_Contig_107, whole genome shotgun sequence:
- the Ptcd1 gene encoding LOW QUALITY PROTEIN: pentatricopeptide repeat-containing protein 1, mitochondrial (The sequence of the model RefSeq protein was modified relative to this genomic sequence to represent the inferred CDS: inserted 2 bases in 2 codons; deleted 3 bases in 2 codons) codes for MAAAGGSGPRIPTLRPPTPAPAPPDSPQPGAVAADCACAAEDAGFRSGECACAAEDAGFRSGDCACAAEYAGFRSEDCACAAEKRSSRFRDCACSAEDAGFRSGDCACAWNRGTWSVECAWAERTSGLERLRGFRSGDCACAGAKGAFGRGEGACAEQRPRRTPGAGLRESFRSRSSAADCAAEARGFRSGGRGAVRLRGGMRLRWCFRAGESRASAPARGGRRTSGRRRPQRSAPARGSARALSVSGRLRPRGLRLRAKRRGGLRLRGRGTGLPVWQSAGDRGANAPARSSRLGRGGASAQARALRAPAGAGMHLLRLRRLLPALPRLRPLARPGGRGMAAGPGPPRRAPAAPGGRGQEEDGEDGEDEAFGALGARFSARRLFRKATPALHDLRLRDRGLGREDEDEDQAGPEPAAPWGRRNTPYWYFLRCKRLIQEGKLPEALELFEGQMLGAERLRPEPYNYSVLIGGLGRAGQLKKAFRLFNDMKKRGLEPTDATYTGLFNACAECPHADAGLRAAEALRRQLRGRGLEPRTFHALLKAAARTSGLPLCLDVLKEMVQQGHSVTEETFCLLFMGCLRDREAGFRRALQLWRHMLGLWLAPSLHGYNLLLTAARDCGLGDPGVTPGVLAPDGTLDGTPDGGRPRPRFPRPGGTRTRGARPWGWVEALERELLGDPRRDPAPVGPLDVTPDVSPALTPDVTPIVPLDVTPDLTPRVPPDVAPPVPLDVTPDVTPSNPLDPRRGPLARTPAERLALLGGPAGVLGALARXGLRPDVRTLTLLAELCEPGFEPTLLGLLDGADADLAFFNAXVRKRGRRGDLDGARALLPLLARKGLTPDMRTFCGLAAGCRRARDGLQLLEDLRRAGVTPSVHVYSALVQAAVRRLDYAYLIRVLRDLRRAGVAVTEVLAASWSSAARYPPSFDRYRGKNTHLEKIDGFRAYYGRWLRAVPARETEGPGGRGAARRGEGAPLDRPRARPRGQ; via the exons ATGGCGGCCGCCGGGGGGTCCGGCCCCCGGATCCCGACTCTGCGCCCCCCGACACCCGCCCCGGCGCCCCCCGACTCCCCACAGCCCGGCGCCGTCGCCGCCG ACTGCGCCTGCGCGGCGGAGGACGCGGGCTTCCGGTCGGGGGAGTGCGCCTGCGCGGCGGAGGACGCGGGCTTCCGGTCGGGGGACTGCGCCTGCGCGGCGGAGTACGCGGGCTTCCGGTCCGAGGATTGCGCTTGCGCGGCGGAGAAGAGGAGCTCCAGGTTTAGGGACTGCGCCTGCTCGGCGGAGGACGCGGGCTTCCGGTCCGGGGACTGCGCCTGCGCCTGGAATAGAGGGACTTGGTCGGTGGAGTGCGCATGGGCGGAGAGGACTTCCGGTCTGGAGAGACTAAGGGGCTTCCGGTCCGGGGACTGCGCCTGCGCGGGAGCCAAAGGGGCTTTCGGTCGGGGGGAAGGCGCCTGCGCGGAGCAGAGGCCGCGGCGAACACCGGGAGCGGGACTGCGAGAGAGCTTCCGGTCGCGGAGTTCCGCGGCGGACTGCGCGGCGGAGGCGCGGGGCTTCCGGTCAGGAGGCCGAGGGGCAGTGCGCCTGCGCGGGGGAATGCGCCTGCGCTGGTGCTTCCGGGCTGGAGAGTCTCGGGCGAGTGCGCCTGCGCGTGGAGGCCGACGGACTTCCGGTCGGAGGCGGCCACAAAGGAGTGCGCCTGCGCGAGGGAGCGCGCGGGCTCTTTCCGTTTCCGGTCGGTTGAGGCCGCGGGGATTGCGCCTGCGCGCAAAGCGTCGCGGCGGATTGCGCCTGCGCGGGCGAGGCACGGGGCTTCCGGTGTGGCAGTCCGCGGGTGA CCGCGGCGCGAACGCGCCTGCGCGGAGCTCCCGCCTCGGCCGCGGCGGCGCCAGCGCGCAGGCGCGGGCGCTCCGGGCTCCTGCAGGCGCCGGGATGCATCTCCTGCGCCTCCGCCGCCTGCTCCCGGCCCTCCCGCGCCTCCGCCCGCTCGCCCGCCccggaggcagggggatggcggccGGGCCGGGCCCCCCGCGCCGCGCCCCCGCGGCCcccggggggagggggcaggaggaggacggggaggacggaGAGGACGAGGCCTTCGGCGCCCTCGGGGCCCGCTTCTCCGCGCGGAGGCTCTTCCGCAAGGCGACGCCCGCGCTGCACGACCTGCGCCTGCGCGATCGGGGCCTCGGGCGGGAGGACGAGGATGAGGACCAGGCGGGACCCGAACCCGCGGCCCCGTGGGGACGTCGCAACACGCCCTACTGGTACTTCTTGCGGTGCAAGCGCCTCATCCAGGAGGGGAAG CTGCCCGAGGCGCTGGAGCTGTTTGAGGGGCAGATGCTGGGGGCCGAGCGCCTGCGGCCGGAGCCCTACAACTACTCGGTGCTCATCGGGGGCCTCGGCCGCGCCGGACAGCTGAAGAAGGCCTTCCGGCTCTTCAACGAC ATGAAGAAGCGCGGGCTGGAGCCGACGGACGCCACCTACACGGGCCTCTTCAACGCCTGCGCGGAGTGTCCGCACGCGGACGCGGGGCTGCGGGCGGCCGAGGCGCTGCGGCGGCAGCTGCGGGGCCGCGGGCTTGAACCCCGGACCTTCCACGCGCTGCTCAAGGCTGCGGCGCGCACGTCAGGGCTCCCGCTCTGCCTGGACGTGCTCAAG GAGATGGTGCAGCAGGGCCACTCGGTCACGGAGGAGACGTTCTGCCTCCTGTTCATGGGCTGCCTGCGCGACCGGGAGGCCGGCTTCCGGCGGGCCCTGCAG CTCTGGCGCCACATGCTGGGCCTC TGGCTGGCGCCCAGCCTCCACGGCTACAACCTGCTGCTCACGGCGGCGCGGGACTGCGGCCTGGGCGACCCCGGCGTGACCCCCGGCGTCCTCGCCCCCGACGGGACCCTAGACGGGACCCCCGACGGCGGCCGCCCGCGCCCACGCTTCCCACGCCCCGGCGGGACCCGAACCCGCGGCGCCAGGCCCTGGGGCTGGGTGGAGGCGCTGGAGAGGGAGCTGCTGGGGGACCCTCGACGTGACCC GGCCCCCGTCGGCCCCCTCGACGTGACCCCCGACGTCTCCCCCGCTCTGACCCCCGACGTGACCCCAATTGTCCCTCTTGACGTGACCCCCGACCTCACCCCTCGCGTCCCCCCTGACGTGGCCCCCCCCGTCCCCCTTGACGTGACCCCCGACGTGACCCCCTCCAACCCTCTCGAC CCCCGACGTGGCCCCCTCGCCCGCACCCCGGCCGAGCGCCTGGCGCTGCTGGGCGGCCCCGCGGGGGTGCTGGGGGCGCTGGCCC GCGGGCTGCGGCCCGACGTGCGGACGCTGACGCTGCTGGCCGAGCTGTGCGAGCCCGGGTTCGAGCCCACGCTGCTGGGCCTGCTGGACGGCGCGGACGCCGACCTCGCCTTCTTCAACG CCGTGCGGAAGCGGGGCCGCCGCGGGGACCTGGACGGCGCCAGG GCGCTGCTGCCCCTCCTGGCCCGGAAGGGCCTGACCCCGGACATGCGCACCTTCTGCGGCCTGGCGGCCGGATGCCGGAGGGCCCGGGACGGCCTGCAGCTGCTGGAGGACCTGCGG CGGGCCGGGGTGACCCCCAGCGTCCACGTGTACAGCGCGCTGGTGCAGGCGGCCGTGCGCAGGCTGGACTACGCCTACCTCATCCGGGTCCTCCGCGACCTGCGGCGCGCGGGGGTCGCCGTCACCGAGGTGCTCGCT GCCAGCTGGAGCTCGGCGGCCCGCTACCCGCCCTCCTTCGACCGG TACAGGGGGAAGAACACGCACCTGGAGAAGATCGACGGCTTCCGGGCCTACTACGGGCGGTGGCTGAGGGCGGTGCCCGCCCGGGAGACCGAGGGGcccggggggaggggggcggCGCGGCGGGGGGAGGGGGCGCCCCTAGACCGGCCCCGCGCCCGCCCCCGCGGCCAATAA